In one window of Pseudomonas chlororaphis subsp. chlororaphis DNA:
- a CDS encoding LysR substrate-binding domain-containing protein, with protein sequence MPRRLPPLYALRAFEAAARYSSFTRAAEELSITQSAVSRHIRTLEDHFACRLFQRSGRNLQLTEAARLLLPGIREGFTALERACNTLRAEDGILRMKAPSTLTMRWLLARLSRFRHLQPGNEVQLTSAWMDVDSVDFNQEPFDCAVLLSNGHFPPDWEASYLFPELLIPVGAPNLLNDQPWDVARLAATELLHPTPDRRDWRNWLERMGLSEQVSLKGGQVFDTLELGMIAAARGYGVSMGDLLMVAEDVAQGRLSLPWPTAVASGENYYLVWPKTRPGGERLRRLSDFLQNEVRAMQLPDVERLG encoded by the coding sequence ATGCCCCGTCGTCTTCCGCCCCTGTATGCCTTGCGCGCCTTTGAAGCCGCGGCGCGATACAGCTCGTTCACCCGCGCGGCCGAGGAGCTGTCGATCACCCAGAGTGCGGTCAGCCGGCATATCCGTACCCTGGAAGACCACTTCGCCTGCCGGCTGTTCCAGCGCAGCGGGCGCAATCTGCAACTGACCGAAGCCGCGCGCCTGCTGCTGCCAGGCATCCGCGAGGGCTTCACCGCTCTCGAGCGCGCCTGCAATACCTTGCGCGCCGAAGACGGCATCCTGCGCATGAAGGCGCCCTCGACCCTGACCATGCGCTGGCTGCTGGCGCGCCTGAGCCGGTTCCGCCATCTGCAACCGGGCAACGAGGTGCAACTGACCAGTGCCTGGATGGACGTCGATTCGGTGGACTTCAACCAGGAGCCCTTCGACTGCGCGGTGCTGCTGAGCAACGGCCACTTTCCGCCGGACTGGGAGGCCAGCTACCTGTTTCCGGAACTGCTGATCCCGGTGGGCGCGCCGAACCTGCTCAACGACCAGCCGTGGGATGTAGCGCGGCTGGCGGCCACCGAGCTGCTGCACCCGACCCCGGATCGCCGCGACTGGCGCAACTGGCTGGAGCGCATGGGCCTGTCCGAGCAGGTCTCGCTCAAGGGCGGGCAGGTCTTCGACACCTTGGAACTGGGCATGATCGCCGCGGCCCGCGGCTACGGGGTTTCCATGGGCGACCTGCTGATGGTGGCCGAGGATGTGGCCCAGGGGCGCCTGAGCCTGCCCTGGCCGACGGCGGTGGCCAGTGGCGAGAATTACTACCTGGTCTGGCCCAAGACCCGGCCTGGAGGTGAACGTTTGCGCCGCCTGAGCGATTTTCTCCAGAACGAGGTCCGCGCCATGCAATTGCCCGACGTAGAGCGTCTCGGCTGA
- a CDS encoding NorM family multidrug efflux MATE transporter encodes MQHPARTELWAILRLAGPLIASQLAHMLMVLTDTLMMARLSPEALAGGGLGAATYSFVSIFCIGVIAAVGTLVAIRQGAGDIEGAARLTQAGLWLAWLMALVAGLLLWNLKPVLLLFGQTETNVQSAGQFLLILPFALPGYLSFMALRGFTSAIGRATPVMVISLAGTVANFLLNYALITGMFGLPKLGLVGIGLVTAIVANCMALALAWHIKRHPAYAAYPLRQGLARPNRQYLQELWRLGLPIGGTYAVEVGLFAFAALCMGTMGSTQLAAHQIALQIVSVAFMVPAGISYAITMRIGQHYGAGQLLHARMAGRVGIAFGGAAMLGFAMVFWLLPNQLIGLFLDHNDPAFRDVINLAVSLLAVAAWFELFDGTQTIAMGAIRGLKDAKTTFLVGLGCYWLIGAPAAWLMAFTLGWGATGVWWGLASGLACAAISLTLAFEWKMRRMIRWESAEPAARDNFQTARDSL; translated from the coding sequence ATGCAGCATCCAGCACGCACCGAACTCTGGGCCATCCTGCGGCTGGCCGGGCCGCTGATCGCCTCACAGTTGGCGCATATGCTGATGGTGCTGACCGACACCCTGATGATGGCCCGCCTCAGCCCGGAAGCCCTGGCCGGCGGTGGCCTGGGCGCGGCCACCTATTCGTTCGTGTCGATCTTCTGCATCGGCGTGATCGCAGCGGTCGGCACCCTGGTCGCGATTCGCCAGGGCGCCGGCGACATCGAAGGCGCCGCGCGCCTGACCCAGGCCGGCCTCTGGCTGGCGTGGCTGATGGCGCTGGTCGCCGGCCTGCTGCTGTGGAACCTCAAGCCGGTGTTGCTGCTGTTCGGCCAGACCGAAACCAACGTGCAGTCCGCCGGCCAGTTCCTGCTGATCCTGCCGTTCGCCCTACCCGGCTACCTGAGCTTCATGGCCCTGCGCGGCTTCACCAGCGCCATCGGCCGCGCCACGCCGGTGATGGTCATCAGCCTGGCCGGCACCGTGGCCAACTTCCTGCTCAACTACGCCTTGATCACCGGCATGTTCGGCCTGCCGAAGCTGGGCCTGGTGGGGATCGGCCTGGTCACCGCAATCGTCGCCAACTGCATGGCCCTGGCGCTGGCCTGGCACATCAAGCGTCACCCGGCCTATGCCGCCTACCCGCTGCGCCAGGGCCTGGCGCGGCCCAATCGCCAGTATCTGCAGGAGCTCTGGCGACTGGGCCTGCCCATCGGCGGCACCTACGCGGTGGAAGTCGGGCTGTTCGCCTTCGCCGCGCTGTGCATGGGCACCATGGGCAGCACCCAGCTGGCGGCGCACCAGATCGCCCTGCAGATCGTTTCCGTGGCCTTCATGGTGCCGGCCGGGATCTCCTACGCGATCACCATGCGCATCGGCCAGCACTACGGTGCCGGGCAGTTGTTGCACGCGCGTATGGCCGGCCGGGTCGGGATCGCCTTTGGCGGCGCGGCCATGCTGGGTTTCGCCATGGTCTTCTGGCTGCTGCCGAACCAGTTGATCGGGCTGTTCCTCGACCATAACGACCCAGCCTTTCGCGACGTGATCAACCTCGCGGTCAGCCTGCTGGCGGTCGCGGCCTGGTTCGAGCTGTTCGATGGCACGCAGACCATCGCCATGGGCGCGATTCGCGGGCTCAAGGACGCCAAGACCACCTTCCTCGTGGGCCTGGGTTGCTATTGGCTGATCGGTGCGCCGGCGGCCTGGCTGATGGCATTCACCCTGGGCTGGGGCGCGACTGGTGTGTGGTGGGGCCTGGCATCGGGGCTGGCGTGCGCCGCCATCAGCCTGACCCTGGCTTTCGAATGGAAGATGCGCCGGATGATTCGCTGGGAAAGCGCGGAGCCTGCCGCGCGGGATAACTTCCAAACCGCCCGGGATTCCCTGTAG
- a CDS encoding putative bifunctional diguanylate cyclase/phosphodiesterase: protein MSKPVEPLRLLLLAEEPAWAALLRECLAPLGDSVVLISAPTWESVSRLFDEDRSAILLTVPQLQPAPGRCSLPTVLLLEQEPLNTPAGASDWLVNKNLTADTVRRCLRHVRERGVLENTLLRLAEQDPLTGIANRQGFQTLLAARLAENEGRGLALGHLDLDNFRHANDALGHQAGDRLILQVVSRLKSQLEAGDQLARLGSDEFALLIDTRRAPQRAEWMAERIAEVMAEPYWIDGESLLIGCSLGIAHARANAGADPLMWHAHIAMQQAKSTQGCTFHIFNERINRNARSLADLESELRRALRRDELELHYQPRLNLHDGQIVGLEALVRWRHGERGLLPPSEFVPLAEQSGLIVPLGYWVISRALRDMQALRERGLAPLHMAVNLSFRQFQDSQLLSTLSRLIAERGVEAQWLEFELTETAVMRRSDLVKQTMDALGRLGVRFSLDDFGTGFSSFVHLNSLPIALLKIDKSFVGGMEQREENRKLVHAMINLAHNLHLEVVAEGVETPEQLALLRSFGCDQAQGYLISKPLPLTELVEYLTFGRSQQVLVGEVI from the coding sequence TTGTCCAAGCCTGTCGAACCCTTGCGCTTGCTGCTGCTGGCCGAAGAGCCGGCGTGGGCAGCGTTGTTGCGCGAGTGTCTCGCTCCGTTGGGAGACTCGGTGGTGCTGATCAGTGCGCCGACCTGGGAATCTGTCAGCCGTCTGTTCGATGAAGACCGCTCCGCGATTCTGTTAACCGTTCCCCAACTGCAACCGGCTCCCGGTCGTTGCAGCCTGCCCACGGTATTGCTGCTGGAGCAGGAGCCGCTGAACACGCCCGCCGGCGCCAGCGACTGGCTGGTGAATAAAAACCTCACTGCCGATACGGTGCGCCGTTGCCTGCGCCATGTGCGCGAGCGCGGGGTGCTGGAAAACACCCTGTTGCGCCTGGCCGAGCAGGACCCGCTGACCGGCATCGCCAACCGCCAGGGCTTCCAGACCCTGCTGGCGGCGCGCCTGGCGGAAAACGAAGGACGCGGGCTGGCCCTGGGGCACCTGGACCTGGACAACTTCCGCCATGCCAACGATGCGCTGGGCCACCAGGCCGGCGACCGGTTGATCCTGCAAGTGGTCTCGCGGCTCAAGAGCCAGCTTGAGGCCGGCGACCAGCTGGCGCGCCTGGGCAGCGACGAATTCGCCCTGCTGATCGATACCCGCCGGGCGCCGCAACGCGCCGAGTGGATGGCCGAACGCATCGCCGAAGTCATGGCCGAGCCGTACTGGATCGATGGCGAAAGCCTGCTGATCGGCTGCAGCCTGGGCATCGCCCACGCGAGGGCGAATGCCGGCGCCGACCCGCTGATGTGGCACGCGCACATCGCCATGCAGCAGGCCAAAAGTACCCAGGGCTGTACCTTTCACATCTTCAACGAACGCATCAATCGCAATGCCCGCAGCCTCGCCGACCTGGAAAGCGAACTGCGCCGGGCCTTGCGCCGCGACGAGCTGGAGTTGCACTACCAGCCGCGCCTGAATCTGCATGACGGGCAGATCGTCGGTCTGGAGGCCCTGGTGCGCTGGCGCCACGGCGAGCGCGGGCTGTTGCCGCCGAGCGAGTTCGTGCCCCTGGCCGAGCAGAGCGGCCTGATCGTGCCGCTGGGCTACTGGGTGATTTCCCGGGCGCTGCGCGACATGCAGGCCCTGCGCGAACGCGGCCTGGCGCCGCTGCACATGGCGGTCAACCTGTCGTTCCGCCAGTTCCAGGACAGCCAGCTGCTGTCGACCCTCAGCCGGCTGATTGCCGAGCGTGGTGTCGAGGCGCAATGGCTGGAATTCGAGCTGACCGAAACCGCGGTGATGCGCCGCAGCGACCTGGTCAAGCAGACCATGGACGCGCTGGGGCGGCTGGGGGTGCGGTTTTCCCTGGACGATTTCGGCACCGGGTTCTCGTCCTTCGTGCACCTCAACAGCCTGCCGATTGCCTTGCTGAAGATCGACAAAAGCTTCGTCGGCGGCATGGAGCAGCGCGAAGAGAACCGCAAGCTGGTGCACGCCATGATCAACCTGGCCCACAACCTCCATCTCGAGGTGGTGGCCGAAGGCGTGGAAACCCCCGAGCAACTGGCCTTGCTGCGCAGCTTCGGCTGCGACCAGGCGCAGGGCTACCTGATCAGCAAGCCGCTGCCGCTGACGGAACTGGTGGAGTACCTCACCTTCGGCAGGAGCCAGCAGGTCCTGGTCGGCGAGGTCATCTGA
- the rep gene encoding DNA helicase Rep, with the protein MSRLNPRQQEAVNYVGGPLLVLAGAGSGKTSVITRKIAHLIQNCGIRAQYIVAMTFTNKAAREMKERVGTLLRSGEGRGLTVSTFHNLGLNIIRKEHVRLGYKPGFSIFDETDVKALMTDIMQKEYSGDDGVDEIKNMIGAWKNDLILPAQALENARNPKEQTAAIVYTHYQRTLKAFNAVDFDDLILLPVKLFEEHADILEKWQNKVRYLLVDEYQDTNASQYLLVKMLIGKRNQFTVVGDDDQSIYAWRGARPENLMLLKEDYPSLKVVMLEQNYRSTSRILRCANVLISNNPHEFEKQLWSEMGHGDEIRVIRCRNEDAEAERVAMEILSLHLRTDRPYSDFAILYRGNYQAKLIELKLQHHQIPYRLSGGNSFFGRQEVKDLMAYFRLIVNPDDDNAFLRVINVPRREIGSTTLEKLGNYATERKISMYAATDEIGLGEHLDSRFTDRLARFKRFMDKVREQCAGEDPISALRSMVMDIDYENWLRTNSSSDKAADYRMGNVWFLIEALKNTLEKDEDGEMTVEDAIGKLVLRDMLERQQEEEDGAEGVQMMTLHASKGLEFPYVFIMGMEEEILPHRSSIEADTIEEERRLAYVGITRARQTLAFTFAAKRKQYGEVIDCAPSRFLDELPPDDLAWEGNDDTPTEVKAVRGNNALADIRAMLKR; encoded by the coding sequence ATGTCCCGACTCAATCCCCGGCAGCAAGAAGCCGTGAACTACGTCGGCGGCCCTCTTTTGGTGCTCGCCGGTGCTGGCTCCGGCAAGACCAGTGTAATCACGCGCAAGATCGCCCACCTGATCCAGAACTGCGGCATTCGCGCGCAGTACATCGTCGCCATGACCTTCACCAACAAGGCCGCGCGGGAGATGAAGGAACGGGTCGGCACCCTGCTGCGCAGTGGCGAGGGCCGCGGCCTGACCGTGTCGACCTTCCACAACCTGGGGCTGAACATCATCCGCAAGGAGCATGTGCGGCTGGGCTACAAGCCGGGCTTCTCGATCTTCGACGAGACCGACGTCAAGGCCCTGATGACCGACATCATGCAAAAGGAATACTCGGGCGACGACGGCGTCGACGAGATCAAGAACATGATCGGCGCCTGGAAGAACGACCTGATCCTGCCGGCCCAGGCCCTGGAAAACGCGCGCAACCCCAAGGAGCAGACCGCGGCCATCGTCTACACCCACTACCAGCGCACGCTCAAGGCGTTCAACGCGGTGGACTTCGACGACCTGATCCTGCTGCCGGTGAAGCTGTTCGAGGAACACGCCGACATCCTGGAGAAGTGGCAGAACAAGGTGCGCTACCTGCTGGTGGACGAATACCAGGACACCAACGCCAGCCAGTACCTGCTGGTGAAAATGCTCATCGGCAAGCGCAACCAGTTCACCGTGGTGGGCGACGACGACCAGTCGATCTATGCCTGGCGCGGCGCCCGCCCGGAAAACCTGATGCTGCTCAAGGAAGACTACCCGTCCTTGAAGGTGGTGATGCTCGAGCAGAACTACCGCTCCACCAGCCGCATCCTGCGCTGCGCCAACGTGCTGATCTCCAACAACCCCCACGAGTTCGAGAAACAGCTGTGGAGCGAGATGGGCCATGGCGACGAGATCCGCGTGATCCGCTGCCGCAACGAGGACGCCGAGGCCGAGCGGGTGGCCATGGAAATCCTCAGCCTGCACCTGCGCACCGACCGGCCCTACAGCGATTTCGCGATCCTCTATCGCGGCAACTACCAGGCCAAGCTGATCGAGCTGAAGCTGCAGCATCACCAGATCCCCTATCGCCTGTCGGGTGGCAACAGCTTCTTCGGGCGCCAGGAAGTGAAGGACCTGATGGCCTACTTCCGCCTGATCGTGAACCCGGACGACGACAACGCCTTCCTGCGGGTGATCAACGTGCCGCGCCGGGAAATCGGCTCGACCACCCTGGAAAAGCTCGGCAACTACGCCACCGAACGCAAGATCTCGATGTACGCCGCCACCGACGAAATCGGCCTGGGCGAGCACCTGGACAGCCGCTTCACCGACCGCCTGGCGCGCTTCAAGCGCTTCATGGACAAGGTGCGCGAGCAATGCGCCGGCGAAGACCCGATTTCCGCCCTGCGCAGCATGGTCATGGACATCGACTACGAGAACTGGCTGCGCACCAACAGCTCCAGCGACAAGGCCGCCGACTACCGCATGGGTAACGTGTGGTTCCTGATCGAAGCGCTGAAGAACACCCTGGAAAAAGACGAAGACGGCGAAATGACTGTCGAAGACGCCATCGGCAAACTGGTGTTGCGCGACATGCTGGAGCGTCAGCAGGAAGAGGAAGACGGCGCCGAAGGCGTGCAGATGATGACCCTGCATGCCTCCAAGGGCCTGGAATTCCCCTATGTGTTCATCATGGGCATGGAGGAGGAAATCCTTCCCCACCGCTCCAGTATCGAAGCCGACACCATCGAGGAAGAACGCCGCCTGGCCTACGTGGGCATCACCCGCGCGCGCCAGACCCTGGCCTTCACCTTCGCCGCCAAGCGCAAGCAGTACGGTGAAGTCATCGACTGCGCGCCCAGCCGCTTCCTCGACGAACTGCCGCCGGACGACCTGGCGTGGGAAGGCAACGACGACACCCCGACCGAAGTCAAAGCCGTGCGCGGCAATAACGCACTGGCGGATATACGGGCGATGTTAAAGCGCTAG
- a CDS encoding xanthine phosphoribosyltransferase, producing the protein MEALHKKIREEGIVLSDQVLKVDAFLNHQIDPALMKLIGDEFATLFKDSGITKIVTIEASGIAPAIMTGLNLGVPVIFARKHQSLTLTENLLSATVYSFTKQTESTVAISPRHLTSSDRVLIIDDFLANGKASQALISIIKQAGATVAGLGIVIEKSFQGGRAELDAQGYRVESLARVKSLADGVVTFI; encoded by the coding sequence ATGGAAGCACTGCACAAGAAAATCCGCGAAGAAGGCATCGTGCTTTCCGACCAGGTCCTGAAAGTCGACGCCTTTCTGAACCACCAGATCGATCCGGCCTTGATGAAGCTGATCGGCGACGAATTCGCCACGCTGTTCAAGGACTCGGGCATCACCAAGATCGTCACCATCGAAGCCTCGGGCATCGCCCCGGCGATCATGACCGGCCTGAACCTGGGCGTACCGGTGATCTTCGCGCGCAAGCACCAGTCCCTGACCCTGACCGAGAACCTGCTGTCGGCGACCGTGTACTCGTTCACCAAGCAGACCGAAAGCACCGTGGCGATTTCCCCGCGCCACCTGACCAGCAGCGACCGCGTGCTGATCATCGATGACTTCCTGGCCAACGGTAAGGCGTCCCAGGCGCTGATCTCGATCATCAAGCAGGCGGGCGCCACCGTGGCCGGCCTGGGCATCGTGATCGAGAAGTCGTTCCAGGGCGGCCGCGCCGAACTGGACGCGCAAGGCTACCGCGTGGAATCCCTGGCCCGGGTCAAGTCCCTGGCCGATGGCGTGGTGACCTTTATCTAA
- a CDS encoding acetyl-CoA hydrolase/transferase C-terminal domain-containing protein, translated as MVQSCSIELAVDEVLARLPAHIHLGMPLGLGKPNRFANALYRRIAQLPERQLTIYTALSLGRPPLGDGLQRRFLEPFIEQVFGDYPELDFLADLHRNQVPANIHIEQFFMQPGSLLNSSAAQQDYVCSNYSHAARDINAAGLNLVAQLVARDPQQADRLSLSCNPDITLDLLPMISERRAAGETILLLGQVHRDLPYMPGDAEIDATTFDLLIDEEEGSTLFSTPNMPVGFQDHFIGLHASTLVRDGGTLQIGIGSMGDALTAALLARQADNDGYRALLADLEIQGWKPLIEREGGVEPFARGLYGCSEMFVNGLLALADAGIVRRKVYPSVALQQQANAGTLDENQALGGVSVHGGFFLGPRSFYQRLRDLPKSKLGEFNMTAISYINELYGHEELKRLQRLDARFINSSIMVTLLGAGVADQLEDGRVLSGVGGQYNFVAQGHALRGARSILILRSWRESAGLVSSNIVWEYGHCTIPRHLRDIVVTEYGIADLRGKTDAKVIEALLNISDSRFQPGLIEQAQKAGKLPRDFRLDPRFTDNHPQRLLAIQARRRHLFPEYPLGSDFSAEERDLLRALNWLKSKFKLSEILELGKAALDAPPPEAFLAHLQRMQLVKPDGWREEIYQRLLLAALRETAQA; from the coding sequence ATGGTGCAGTCATGTTCTATCGAGCTGGCGGTCGATGAGGTCCTGGCACGCTTGCCGGCGCATATTCACCTGGGCATGCCCCTGGGGCTGGGCAAACCCAACCGCTTCGCCAATGCCCTGTATCGTCGCATCGCACAGCTGCCCGAACGCCAACTGACCATTTACACCGCCCTGAGCCTGGGCCGCCCGCCGCTGGGCGATGGCCTGCAACGGCGCTTCCTCGAGCCTTTCATCGAGCAGGTCTTCGGCGACTACCCCGAGCTGGACTTCCTCGCCGACCTGCACCGCAACCAGGTGCCGGCCAATATCCATATCGAACAGTTCTTCATGCAGCCCGGCAGCCTGCTCAACAGCTCGGCGGCGCAGCAGGATTATGTCTGCAGCAACTACAGCCACGCCGCGCGCGACATCAATGCCGCCGGCCTGAACCTGGTCGCGCAACTGGTGGCCCGGGACCCGCAGCAAGCCGACCGCCTGAGCCTGAGTTGCAACCCGGACATCACCCTCGACCTGTTGCCGATGATCTCCGAGCGGCGTGCCGCCGGCGAAACCATCCTGCTGCTGGGCCAGGTGCATCGCGACTTGCCTTACATGCCGGGCGACGCCGAGATCGACGCCACCACCTTCGACCTGTTGATCGACGAAGAGGAGGGCAGCACGCTGTTTTCCACGCCGAACATGCCGGTGGGGTTCCAGGATCATTTTATCGGCCTGCACGCCAGCACCCTGGTGCGCGACGGCGGCACCCTGCAGATCGGCATCGGCTCCATGGGCGATGCGTTGACGGCAGCGTTGCTGGCGCGCCAGGCGGACAACGACGGCTATCGGGCGCTGCTGGCGGACCTGGAGATCCAGGGCTGGAAGCCGTTGATCGAGCGCGAAGGCGGGGTGGAGCCTTTCGCCAGGGGCCTGTATGGCTGCAGCGAGATGTTCGTCAACGGCCTGCTGGCCCTGGCCGATGCCGGCATTGTACGGCGCAAGGTCTACCCTTCGGTGGCCCTGCAGCAGCAGGCCAACGCCGGGACCCTGGATGAAAACCAGGCGCTGGGCGGGGTATCGGTGCATGGCGGCTTTTTCCTCGGGCCGCGCAGCTTCTACCAGCGCCTCAGGGATCTGCCCAAGAGCAAGCTCGGCGAGTTCAACATGACCGCCATCAGCTACATCAACGAGCTGTACGGCCACGAAGAACTCAAGCGCCTGCAGCGCCTGGACGCGCGCTTTATCAACAGCTCGATCATGGTCACCCTGCTGGGGGCTGGGGTGGCGGATCAGCTGGAAGACGGCCGGGTGCTCAGTGGCGTCGGCGGACAATACAACTTCGTCGCCCAGGGCCATGCGCTGCGAGGCGCGCGCTCGATTCTGATCCTGCGCAGCTGGCGCGAATCCGCGGGCCTGGTCAGCTCCAACATCGTCTGGGAATACGGCCACTGCACTATCCCGCGGCACCTGCGGGACATCGTGGTCACCGAGTACGGCATCGCCGATCTGCGCGGCAAGACCGATGCGAAGGTCATCGAAGCGCTGCTCAATATCAGCGACTCGCGTTTCCAGCCGGGCCTGATCGAACAGGCGCAGAAGGCCGGCAAGCTGCCCAGGGATTTCCGCCTCGATCCGCGTTTTACCGACAACCACCCGCAACGCCTGCTGGCGATCCAGGCGCGGCGCCGGCACCTGTTCCCGGAATATCCGTTGGGCAGCGACTTCAGCGCAGAGGAGCGGGATTTGCTGCGGGCGCTGAACTGGCTGAAGAGCAAGTTCAAGCTCAGCGAGATTCTCGAATTGGGCAAGGCGGCGCTGGATGCCCCACCGCCCGAGGCGTTTCTGGCGCATCTGCAGCGGATGCAACTGGTGAAACCCGATGGCTGGCGCGAGGAGATCTATCAGCGTTTGCTGCTGGCGGCGCTGCGGGAGACGGCGCAGGCATGA
- a CDS encoding c-type cytochrome, with translation MKMLAAPATVLALWAVSAQAATNDDIAKRLEPVGQVCVQGQECKGMEVAVAAGGGGAKTPDEVIAKHCNACHGSGLLGAPKIGDAAAWKERADHQGGLDGILAKAITGINAMPPKGTCADCSDEELKGAIQKMSGLK, from the coding sequence ATGAAAATGCTGGCTGCACCAGCAACCGTATTGGCCCTCTGGGCTGTCAGCGCTCAAGCTGCGACCAACGACGACATTGCCAAGCGCCTCGAGCCGGTTGGCCAGGTCTGCGTCCAGGGTCAGGAATGCAAGGGGATGGAAGTCGCTGTTGCCGCCGGTGGCGGTGGTGCGAAGACTCCAGACGAAGTGATTGCCAAGCATTGCAATGCTTGCCACGGCTCCGGCCTGCTGGGCGCGCCGAAAATCGGCGACGCCGCTGCCTGGAAAGAGCGCGCGGATCACCAGGGTGGCCTCGACGGCATCCTGGCCAAGGCCATTACCGGTATCAACGCGATGCCGCCTAAAGGCACCTGCGCCGACTGCTCCGATGAAGAGCTCAAAGGCGCCATCCAGAAGATGTCCGGTTTGAAATAA
- a CDS encoding cupin domain-containing protein, whose translation MDVGERLQSIRKLKGLSQRELAKRAGVTNSTISMIEKNSVSPSISSLRKVLGGIPMSMVEFFSEEILQEKPTQIVYKANELIDISDGAVTMKLVGRAHPSRAIAFLNEIYPPGADTGEEMLTHEGEETGILVEGRLELVVGLETFVLEAGDSYYFESTKPHRFRNPFDAPARLISAATPANF comes from the coding sequence TTGGACGTCGGTGAACGACTGCAATCCATCCGTAAACTCAAAGGCCTTTCCCAGCGTGAACTCGCCAAGCGCGCGGGCGTCACCAACAGCACCATTTCGATGATCGAGAAGAACAGCGTCAGCCCCTCGATCAGTTCGCTGAGAAAGGTTCTTGGCGGCATTCCCATGTCGATGGTCGAGTTTTTCTCGGAAGAAATCCTCCAGGAAAAACCCACCCAGATCGTCTACAAAGCCAACGAGTTGATCGATATTTCCGATGGCGCGGTGACCATGAAGCTGGTGGGGCGGGCGCATCCGAGCCGGGCGATCGCTTTTCTCAACGAGATCTATCCGCCGGGCGCCGATACCGGTGAAGAGATGCTCACCCATGAAGGCGAGGAAACCGGGATTCTCGTGGAAGGACGCCTGGAGCTGGTGGTGGGTCTTGAGACATTCGTGCTCGAAGCCGGTGACAGCTACTATTTCGAAAGCACCAAGCCGCACCGTTTCCGTAATCCTTTCGATGCACCCGCGCGACTAATCAGCGCAGCCACGCCCGCGAACTTCTAA
- the alr gene encoding alanine racemase, with protein sequence MRPARALIDLQALRHNYQLAREASPGARALAVIKADAYGHGAVRCAQALEAEADGFAVACIEEALELRAAGIRAPILLLEGFFEADELDLIVEHDFWCVVHSLWQLEAIEQATVAKPLTVWLKLDSGMHRVGLHPKDYQPAYQRLLASGKVAKIVLMSHFARADELSCSSSDEQVAVFEAARQGLSAEISLRNSPAVLGWPHIPSDWVRPGIMLYGSTPFEEPHPLAARLQPVMTLESKVICVRELPAGEPVGYGAKFVTPRPMRIGVVAMGYADGYPRHAPTGAPVLVAGQRTQLLGRVSMDMLCIDLTDVPEAGLGSTVELWGKNILASELAAAADTIPYQLFCNLRRVPRVYSGD encoded by the coding sequence ATGCGTCCTGCCCGTGCCCTGATCGATCTTCAAGCCCTGCGTCACAACTACCAACTGGCCCGCGAAGCCTCGCCGGGCGCCCGTGCGCTCGCGGTGATCAAGGCCGATGCCTATGGCCATGGCGCGGTGCGCTGTGCCCAGGCGCTGGAAGCCGAGGCCGACGGCTTTGCCGTGGCCTGTATCGAAGAAGCCCTGGAGCTGCGTGCGGCGGGGATTCGTGCGCCGATATTGCTGCTTGAAGGTTTTTTCGAGGCCGATGAGCTGGACCTGATCGTCGAACATGATTTCTGGTGCGTGGTGCATTCGCTGTGGCAGCTGGAGGCCATCGAGCAGGCCACCGTCGCCAAGCCGTTGACGGTATGGCTCAAGCTGGATTCGGGCATGCACCGCGTCGGCCTGCATCCCAAGGATTACCAGCCGGCCTATCAGCGGCTGCTGGCCAGCGGCAAGGTGGCGAAGATCGTATTGATGAGCCACTTCGCCCGCGCCGACGAGCTCAGCTGCAGCAGCAGCGACGAGCAGGTCGCGGTGTTCGAGGCGGCGCGCCAGGGCTTGTCCGCCGAGATCAGCCTGCGCAACTCGCCGGCCGTGCTCGGCTGGCCGCACATCCCCAGCGACTGGGTGCGCCCCGGCATCATGCTGTATGGCTCGACCCCGTTCGAAGAACCGCATCCACTGGCCGCGCGCCTGCAACCGGTAATGACCCTGGAGTCGAAGGTGATCTGCGTGCGCGAACTGCCGGCCGGCGAGCCGGTGGGGTACGGCGCCAAATTCGTCACACCACGGCCGATGCGGATCGGCGTGGTGGCCATGGGGTACGCCGACGGTTATCCGCGGCATGCGCCGACCGGTGCGCCAGTGCTGGTGGCGGGACAGCGTACCCAGCTGCTCGGCCGGGTTTCCATGGACATGCTGTGCATCGACCTGACCGACGTGCCAGAGGCCGGGCTGGGTTCTACCGTCGAGCTGTGGGGCAAGAACATCCTTGCCAGCGAGCTGGCGGCCGCCGCCGATACCATTCCTTACCAGCTGTTCTGCAACCTGCGCCGGGTGCCACGCGTCTATTCCGGGGACTGA